One Luteibacter sp. 9135 DNA segment encodes these proteins:
- a CDS encoding glycosyltransferase family 2 protein, whose amino-acid sequence MTTPDLTSVIVVLADSGPFTRECVEHALASEVPVEVIVVDNGSADGVPESLDRAYARDERVRVVYNRANLGFGAAVNRGALHARGERLLVLNPDCLVQPDTLARMIAYMDVHTGIVGAVVCDSEGHPDPASRRRDPLMARALRTKLGRGGDGGIDIHGPMPQGAEEVEIVSGALLLIPRNVFERVGGFDETFFLHCEDMDLCRRVRDGGYRVLLAGDVRVLHGKGGSSRHRPVFVSRHKHRSMYLWFRRHDAAARNPLVRLIVWLGIWAHFLVKIPGQLLRRRR is encoded by the coding sequence GTGACCACGCCCGACCTCACCAGCGTCATCGTCGTCCTCGCGGACAGTGGCCCGTTCACCCGCGAGTGCGTCGAGCACGCACTCGCCAGCGAGGTGCCGGTCGAGGTCATCGTGGTCGACAACGGCTCGGCCGACGGCGTGCCCGAATCACTGGACCGCGCTTACGCACGCGACGAGCGCGTCCGTGTGGTCTACAACCGGGCCAACCTGGGCTTCGGCGCGGCGGTGAACCGCGGCGCGCTGCATGCGCGCGGCGAGCGCCTGCTGGTGTTGAACCCCGACTGCCTGGTGCAGCCCGATACACTGGCGCGCATGATCGCCTATATGGACGTCCATACGGGCATCGTGGGCGCGGTGGTGTGCGACAGCGAAGGGCACCCCGATCCCGCATCGCGGCGACGCGATCCCCTGATGGCACGCGCGCTGCGTACCAAGCTGGGGCGTGGCGGTGACGGCGGCATCGATATCCACGGACCGATGCCACAGGGTGCCGAGGAAGTCGAGATCGTTTCCGGCGCCCTCCTGCTTATCCCGCGCAATGTGTTCGAGCGGGTGGGCGGCTTCGACGAAACCTTCTTCCTCCACTGCGAGGACATGGACCTGTGCCGCCGCGTGCGTGACGGCGGTTACCGTGTGTTGCTGGCCGGCGACGTACGGGTGCTTCACGGCAAGGGGGGGTCCAGCCGCCACCGGCCGGTCTTCGTCAGCCGGCACAAGCACCGCAGCATGTACCTATGGTTCCGGCGCCACGATGCGGCGGCACGCAACCCGCTCGTGCGGCTGATCGTGTGGCTGGGCATCTGGGCGCACTTCCTCGTCAAGATTCCCGGCCAGCTGTTACGCCGGCGCCGGTGA
- a CDS encoding IS3 family transposase (programmed frameshift), whose protein sequence is MGRKEISQSQRDDAVHLVVAEGHTVRQVCQLMDVGPTALRRWLAIHEEAKSTGVHAPTAADDRRRIVELESQVLQLKEERELFKKIHRLLRSGERSPTAVIDELKEAYPVSRLCEAMEYPRSSYYAKRAEEVQPAVADPALVARVKQIHRQSRGSYGTRRMAAELGRQGMPTGRYRARTLMRQAGLWAERVRRHVYRTASKAAVPAPNRLERQFNVARPDQVWVGDITFVPTRQGWLYLAVVVDLYARRIVGWAFSTRPNAQLAVAALDMAIRERKPSGNLMFHSDQGAQYNSFDFLGRLKALGITQSMSRRGNCWDNAVAERVFATLKTEWVTSTYSNRDEAQSDITVFLTSYYNYRRLHAANGQVPPAIYEMMAARK, encoded by the exons ATGGGACGTAAAGAGATATCGCAATCGCAGCGAGACGACGCCGTGCATCTGGTGGTGGCCGAGGGGCATACGGTACGACAGGTATGCCAGCTGATGGATGTAGGCCCGACAGCGTTGAGGCGCTGGCTGGCGATACATGAAGAGGCTAAGTCGACCGGGGTTCATGCCCCCACGGCGGCGGATGATCGGCGGCGTATCGTCGAGCTTGAGTCGCAGGTACTTCAGCTAAAGGAGGAGCGCGAACTTT TTAAAAAAATCCATCGCCTTCTTCGTTCGGGAGAGCGATCGCCCACGGCGGTGATCGACGAGCTGAAGGAGGCCTACCCGGTATCGCGGCTGTGCGAGGCGATGGAATACCCCCGTAGCAGCTATTACGCCAAGCGGGCAGAAGAGGTACAGCCGGCGGTTGCCGATCCGGCGCTAGTAGCGAGGGTCAAGCAGATTCATCGCCAGAGCCGAGGCAGTTACGGCACCCGTCGCATGGCGGCTGAGTTGGGTCGCCAAGGCATGCCGACAGGGCGATATCGGGCGCGCACGTTGATGAGGCAGGCCGGTCTATGGGCCGAGCGGGTGCGTCGGCACGTGTACCGGACGGCGAGCAAGGCGGCTGTGCCGGCCCCCAACCGCCTCGAACGGCAATTCAACGTCGCCCGGCCCGATCAGGTTTGGGTCGGTGACATTACCTTTGTGCCTACCCGACAGGGTTGGCTCTATCTGGCCGTTGTCGTGGATCTTTATGCACGCCGGATCGTGGGCTGGGCCTTTTCAACCCGGCCGAATGCACAGCTGGCCGTTGCCGCCCTGGACATGGCAATCAGAGAGAGGAAACCGTCGGGGAATCTCATGTTCCACTCCGATCAAGGTGCGCAGTACAACAGTTTTGACTTTCTCGGACGCCTCAAGGCCCTGGGGATTACCCAAAGTATGAGCAGGCGCGGCAACTGTTGGGATAACGCGGTTGCCGAGCGCGTCTTCGCCACGTTGAAAACCGAATGGGTGACATCGACTTACAGCAACCGCGATGAAGCCCAAAGCGACATCACTGTTTTCTTGACGTCGTACTACAACTACCGGCGCCTACATGCGGCCAACGGGCAGGTGCCGCCAGCCATTTACGAGATGATGGCGGCCCGAAAATAA
- a CDS encoding aldose epimerase family protein produces the protein MKPLSALISAILLTTTSTAALAGQASKASFGSTPDGKDVTLVTLTNGHGITAKVLSLGAALYALDLPDRNGKPGDVVLGYPDLKGTFAKPQYFGDTVGRYANRIAKGTFTLDGKQYTVPVNDGPNSLHGGKVGFDKVIWTVDKVESGATPSVTLSYVSPDGDQGYPGKLTTTAKYTLDDKNQLTIEYTATTDKPTIVNITNHTYWNLAGEGRGSVMDQQLMIAGDAYLPTDATAIPTGEVRNVAGTDFDFRKAKPIGRDIRDAKEQQLVLGKGYDHNWVISRKEAAQPREVARVTDPKSGRVLSLWSAQPGLQFYSGNFLDATTSGKSGGIYRQGDAFALEPQIYPDTPNQPDFGSARLDPGQTYKNTMTYKFSTVK, from the coding sequence ATGAAACCGCTATCCGCGCTGATCTCGGCGATCCTGCTTACGACGACATCCACGGCCGCGCTGGCCGGCCAGGCGTCCAAGGCATCCTTCGGCAGCACGCCGGATGGCAAGGACGTCACCCTGGTCACCCTCACCAACGGCCACGGTATTACCGCGAAGGTGCTTTCGCTGGGTGCCGCGCTGTACGCCCTGGACCTGCCCGACCGCAACGGCAAGCCCGGCGATGTGGTGCTCGGCTATCCCGACCTGAAAGGCACCTTCGCCAAGCCGCAGTATTTCGGTGACACCGTGGGCCGCTACGCCAACCGCATCGCCAAGGGCACGTTCACCCTCGACGGCAAGCAGTACACGGTGCCGGTCAACGACGGCCCCAACTCGCTGCACGGCGGCAAGGTGGGCTTCGACAAGGTGATCTGGACAGTGGACAAGGTGGAATCCGGGGCCACGCCCAGCGTTACGCTCAGTTACGTCAGCCCGGACGGCGACCAGGGCTATCCCGGCAAGCTCACCACCACCGCCAAGTACACCCTGGACGACAAGAACCAGCTGACCATCGAGTACACCGCCACCACCGACAAGCCGACCATCGTCAACATCACCAACCATACCTACTGGAACCTGGCCGGCGAAGGCCGCGGCAGCGTGATGGACCAGCAGCTGATGATCGCCGGCGACGCCTACCTGCCTACCGATGCCACGGCCATTCCCACGGGCGAGGTGCGCAACGTGGCCGGCACGGACTTCGATTTCCGCAAGGCCAAGCCGATCGGCCGCGACATACGCGATGCAAAGGAACAGCAACTGGTGCTGGGCAAGGGTTACGACCACAACTGGGTGATCTCGCGCAAGGAAGCGGCCCAGCCGCGCGAGGTGGCACGCGTCACCGACCCGAAGAGCGGACGCGTGCTTTCGCTGTGGTCGGCGCAGCCCGGGCTGCAGTTCTATTCCGGCAACTTTCTTGACGCCACCACGTCGGGTAAGTCGGGTGGCATCTATCGCCAGGGCGACGCCTTTGCGCTGGAACCGCAGATCTACCCGGACACCCCGAACCAGCCGGATTTCGGCTCGGCTCGGCTCGATCCAGGCCAGACTTACAAGAACACCATGACTTATAAATTCTCTACGGTGAAGTAA
- a CDS encoding carbon starvation CstA family protein: MHNAIPRPGPAGKILWAAIAIVGAWCLGVVALRRGEPINAIWLVAASLAVFLIGYRFYSRLIADKVLRMDPGRATPAVLRNDGLDYVPTDKWVVFGHHFAAIAGAGPLVGPVLAAQMGYLPGTLWILIGVVFAGAVQDFMILGLSLRRDGRSLGHMLRAELGAVPGVIAMVGILVLMMIVLAVLALVVVKALTHSPWGTFTVAATIPIALLMGLYLRYVRPGRILEVSIIGLVLLLASIWYGKAVADSATLAPLFDYDARALAWWLIGYGFFASVLPVWLLLAPRDYLSTFLKIGTIALLALAIFLAAPTLQMPAVTRFIDGSGPVFQGNLFPFLFITIACGAVSGWHSIIASGTTPKLLANEGEARMVGYGGMLMEAFVAIMALIAASSLHPGVYFAMNSPAALVGATAESAAQAISAWGFVVTPAELTETARNIGESTILGRAGGAPTLAVGMAQLLHGIMPGEGMMALWYHYAILFEALFILTTVDAGTRVGRFMIQELAGMAWAPLKQTDSWLGNVVATLICVGLWGYFLYQGAVDPLGGINTLWPLFGIANQMLAAIALMLATVVTVKLKRQRYVLVPAVPAAWLVICTLTAGWQKLFDAKISFTAAAQKYADAAAAGTLLPPAKTADAMQRIVTNNRVDMALTAMFMLLVLTMLFFSMRAVLRAWQVDRPTAQEEPRVALSSVAQ, translated from the coding sequence CCTGATCGCCGACAAGGTGCTGCGCATGGACCCGGGCCGCGCCACGCCGGCCGTGCTACGCAACGACGGGCTGGATTACGTGCCCACCGACAAGTGGGTGGTGTTCGGGCACCACTTCGCCGCCATCGCCGGTGCCGGCCCCCTGGTCGGCCCCGTGCTGGCCGCGCAGATGGGTTACCTGCCCGGCACGCTATGGATACTGATCGGCGTGGTGTTCGCCGGCGCGGTGCAGGATTTCATGATCCTGGGGCTTTCCCTGCGCAGGGACGGTCGCTCGCTGGGTCACATGCTGCGCGCCGAGCTGGGCGCGGTGCCCGGCGTCATCGCCATGGTGGGCATCCTCGTCCTGATGATGATCGTACTGGCGGTACTGGCACTGGTGGTGGTGAAGGCGCTGACGCACAGCCCGTGGGGCACGTTCACCGTGGCCGCGACCATCCCCATCGCGCTGCTGATGGGGCTGTACCTGCGCTACGTGCGCCCGGGCCGCATCCTCGAAGTGTCGATCATCGGCCTGGTGCTGTTGCTGGCGTCCATCTGGTACGGCAAGGCGGTGGCCGATTCGGCGACGTTGGCCCCACTGTTCGACTACGACGCCCGGGCGCTGGCCTGGTGGCTGATCGGTTATGGCTTTTTCGCTTCCGTGCTGCCGGTGTGGCTGCTGCTCGCCCCCCGGGATTACCTGTCCACCTTCCTCAAGATCGGCACGATCGCCCTGCTCGCCCTGGCCATCTTCCTTGCCGCACCCACGCTGCAGATGCCCGCGGTCACCCGCTTCATCGACGGCAGCGGGCCGGTCTTCCAGGGCAACCTTTTCCCGTTCCTGTTCATCACCATCGCGTGCGGCGCCGTCTCCGGATGGCATTCGATCATCGCCTCCGGCACCACGCCCAAGCTGCTCGCCAACGAGGGCGAGGCCCGCATGGTGGGCTACGGCGGCATGCTGATGGAGGCGTTCGTTGCGATCATGGCGCTGATCGCCGCCTCGTCGCTGCACCCGGGCGTGTACTTCGCCATGAACTCGCCGGCCGCCCTGGTCGGTGCCACCGCCGAGTCCGCCGCGCAGGCGATCAGCGCCTGGGGTTTCGTGGTCACGCCGGCGGAGCTGACGGAGACCGCCCGCAATATCGGCGAGAGCACCATCCTGGGCCGCGCCGGCGGCGCCCCCACGCTAGCCGTGGGCATGGCGCAACTGCTGCACGGGATCATGCCGGGCGAAGGCATGATGGCCCTGTGGTACCACTACGCCATCCTGTTCGAAGCGCTGTTCATCCTTACCACCGTCGACGCTGGCACCCGCGTGGGTCGTTTCATGATCCAGGAACTGGCCGGCATGGCCTGGGCGCCGCTGAAACAGACCGACTCCTGGCTGGGCAACGTGGTGGCCACGCTGATCTGCGTGGGGCTGTGGGGTTATTTCCTCTACCAGGGCGCGGTCGATCCGCTGGGCGGCATCAACACCCTGTGGCCCCTGTTCGGCATCGCCAACCAGATGCTCGCGGCGATCGCCCTGATGCTGGCCACCGTGGTGACCGTGAAGCTGAAACGCCAGCGCTATGTGCTGGTGCCGGCGGTGCCGGCCGCCTGGCTGGTGATCTGCACGCTCACCGCCGGCTGGCAGAAGCTGTTCGACGCGAAGATCAGCTTCACCGCCGCCGCGCAGAAATATGCGGATGCCGCCGCCGCGGGCACCCTGCTGCCGCCGGCGAAAACCGCGGACGCCATGCAGCGCATCGTCACCAACAACCGCGTGGACATGGCCCTCACCGCCATGTTCATGCTGCTGGTGCTGACCATGCTGTTCTTCTCCATGCGCGCCGTGCTGCGCGCCTGGCAGGTCGACAGGCCGACCGCCCAGGAAGAACCCCGGGTCGCCTTGTCCAGCGTCGCCCAATAA
- a CDS encoding YbdD/YjiX family protein codes for MNQTAAGTPRSWWKRVVQTARLCCGVPDYDVYVKHLREHHPEREVPTYKQFFRERQEARYRGTGGRCC; via the coding sequence ATGAACCAGACCGCCGCCGGCACGCCGCGCTCATGGTGGAAACGGGTGGTGCAGACCGCCCGCCTCTGCTGTGGCGTGCCCGATTACGATGTCTACGTGAAGCACCTGCGCGAGCACCATCCCGAGCGCGAGGTGCCCACGTACAAGCAGTTTTTCCGCGAACGGCAGGAAGCCCGTTATCGCGGCACGGGCGGTCGCTGCTGCTGA
- a CDS encoding FadR/GntR family transcriptional regulator, with the protein MAARAAGAKSLHARVIEEIGESIVGGVLRPGDPLPGEAVLAEQMAVSRTVLREALKVLGSKGLIETRQKTGMRVRDPRYWNHLDADVLGWRCASLPTDDFVEKLVEMREIIEPAAVMAAARRRRPEQLEAIAAALRGMQETDDLDDWAAADLRFHEAVLEATNNELLSALFAVIETALATFFVMSARTAPDIAYAVGQHRAVYEAIRRRRPNEAAKAMRTLIAESRTNMRKSRRH; encoded by the coding sequence ATGGCAGCAAGAGCAGCGGGTGCGAAGAGCCTGCATGCGCGGGTGATCGAGGAAATCGGCGAGTCCATCGTCGGTGGTGTGCTGCGTCCGGGCGATCCGCTGCCGGGCGAGGCGGTGCTGGCCGAGCAGATGGCGGTCAGTCGTACCGTCCTGCGCGAGGCCTTGAAGGTGCTGGGTTCCAAGGGCCTGATCGAGACCCGGCAGAAGACCGGCATGCGGGTGCGCGACCCGCGCTACTGGAACCACCTGGACGCCGACGTGCTGGGCTGGCGCTGCGCGTCGCTGCCCACCGACGATTTCGTCGAGAAGCTGGTCGAGATGCGCGAGATCATCGAGCCGGCCGCGGTGATGGCGGCGGCGCGTCGTCGTCGGCCCGAGCAACTGGAAGCGATCGCCGCCGCGCTGCGGGGCATGCAGGAAACCGACGACCTGGACGACTGGGCCGCGGCCGACCTGCGTTTCCACGAGGCCGTGCTGGAAGCGACCAACAACGAACTGCTCAGTGCCTTGTTCGCGGTGATCGAAACGGCCCTGGCAACCTTTTTCGTGATGTCGGCCCGCACCGCACCCGACATTGCCTATGCGGTCGGCCAGCACCGGGCGGTGTACGAGGCGATCCGTCGTCGTCGCCCCAACGAGGCGGCCAAAGCGATGCGCACGCTGATCGCGGAATCGCGCACCAACATGCGCAAGAGCCGCCGGCACTGA
- a CDS encoding DMT family transporter, which translates to MSAAKGSGVATLGLLAVTAIWGSTFVLIKDVVGRMAVVDFLAVRFAIAAVVMLAVFAVPVWRLGRVERWRGLGLGVLYGFAQWLQTEGLALTSPSVSGFVTGMYVVITPILALLLFRQRMPVSTWFAAVLATVGLGVLALNGFTVDLGVLLTLASAALYALHIVGLGHWSKPGSAFGMSAVQMVGIAAVCLTATAPHHGPALPPDGKAWVAVLYMALIAGAFALLVQTWAQSHMPATRAAIVMTTEPVFAAGFAVVLGVDALTVRMVVGGGLVLAAMYLVELAPRFRRRRPAEALHHEVG; encoded by the coding sequence GTGAGCGCCGCAAAGGGCAGCGGTGTCGCCACACTGGGCCTGCTCGCCGTCACGGCGATCTGGGGCTCCACTTTCGTGCTCATCAAGGATGTCGTCGGCCGCATGGCGGTGGTCGATTTCCTGGCCGTCCGTTTCGCCATCGCCGCCGTCGTTATGCTTGCGGTGTTCGCCGTGCCGGTGTGGCGGCTGGGCCGTGTCGAGCGCTGGCGTGGCCTCGGGTTGGGCGTGCTCTACGGCTTCGCTCAGTGGTTGCAGACCGAAGGCCTGGCGCTCACGTCGCCCAGCGTCAGCGGTTTCGTCACCGGCATGTATGTCGTCATCACGCCCATCCTCGCCCTGCTGCTGTTCCGCCAGCGCATGCCGGTAAGCACCTGGTTCGCCGCCGTGCTGGCGACGGTGGGGCTCGGCGTGCTGGCGTTGAACGGCTTCACCGTCGACCTGGGCGTGCTACTGACGCTGGCGTCGGCGGCGCTATATGCGCTGCATATCGTAGGGTTGGGCCACTGGTCGAAGCCCGGGAGCGCGTTTGGCATGTCCGCGGTACAGATGGTCGGCATCGCCGCGGTCTGCCTTACCGCCACCGCGCCCCACCACGGTCCGGCGTTGCCGCCCGACGGTAAGGCATGGGTGGCGGTGCTGTACATGGCGCTGATCGCGGGCGCGTTCGCCCTGCTGGTGCAGACCTGGGCACAGTCGCACATGCCCGCCACGCGCGCGGCCATCGTGATGACCACCGAACCGGTGTTCGCGGCGGGGTTTGCCGTGGTGCTGGGGGTGGATGCGCTGACGGTGCGGATGGTGGTCGGTGGCGGGCTGGTACTGGCGGCTATGTACTTGGTCGAGCTGGCGCCACGCTTTCGTCGGCGTCGGCCGGCTGAGGCTTTGCATCATGAGGTGGGGTAG
- the purL gene encoding phosphoribosylformylglycinamidine synthase, whose protein sequence is MIALDGQSALSPFRLERLNAHLDALHHGTRVQAAWFTYFVDVATPPEGEARARLLAVLEAKAHAPDDATFWIVPRLGTISPWSSKATDILHGAGFDVRRVERGTAWRITGMPEVDHPAHAAVMASFCDPMVQSPLAHLDDATGLFLVGEPGPLGHVELGDDASAALSVANRELGLALADDEIAYLAERYAEMGRAPTDAELMMFAQANSEHCRHKVFNATWTLDGQAQDISLFGMIKNTHQHSPEHTLSAYHDNAAVIAGYDGQRLFVDPADGVFRKVAEAAPYAIKVETHNHPTAIAPWPGAATGAGGEIRDEGATGRGGKPKAGLTGFSVSHLRIPGLPRPWEKERPLPPRMASAFEIMRDGPLGAAAFNNEFGRPALGGYFRTFEQETGEKGVRRGYDKPIMIAGGLAAIRPDHVQKRKVRPGDKVIVLGGPAMLIGLGGGAASSVSSGTSSAELDFASVQRDNPEMERRCQQVIDACWARGDHNPIVSIHDVGAGGVSNAIPEILNDAGVGGIIDLSKLPCDDPTLSPMQVWSNESQERYVLAIGAEDLPLFESFCARERCPYAVVGDATEEARLIVRDTRRDITVIDLGMDVLFGKPPRMHRDAVRVKPRVDLVADLTGIGMNEALLRVLRLPAVGSKSFLITIGDRTVGGLNARDPMVGPWQVPVADVAVTMTDFDGYAGEAMAMAERAPVALLSSADAARMAVGEAITNLAAASLKLDEVRLSANWMAAVNHPGEDAALFDAVKAVGMELCPSLDISVPVGKDSLSMQTVWTDETGKAQKTVSPVSLVITGFARVDDVRRTLTPQLKTDRGDTELWLIDLGAGRDRLGGSALTQVFNRSGGVPPDLDDPKRLRAMFELVQEANRSGLLLAYHDRSDGGAIVTLLEMAFAGRCGLELRLDGWADAMLRALFNEELGAVVQVASANREAFEALVVKHGLTGMTHMVGRPKEKLGIKLHLNGETPFKWNWTELFRAWNETSYAMQRLRDNPHSADQESDWRLDDADPGISPKLTFDPSVDIAAPLILSGKRPRVAILREQGVNGQVEMAAAFDRAGFDAVDVHMTDLASGRHHLKDFVGLAACGGFSYGDVLGAGRGWATSILYNDALREQFARFFEDGTRFALGVCNGCQMMSQLKDIIPDARHWPQFLRNQSEQYEARVATLEILDSPSVFFRGMAGSRIPVAVAHGEGRVYFPNVCSPSKSHGVARFVDNRGRPTESYPLNPNGSPGGLAAFTAADGRVTIMMPHPERVFRSAQLSWHPEQWGEDSPWMRMFRNARVWVG, encoded by the coding sequence ATGATCGCACTCGACGGGCAGAGCGCCCTCTCACCGTTTCGCCTCGAACGACTGAACGCCCACCTGGATGCCCTGCATCACGGGACGCGGGTGCAGGCCGCCTGGTTCACCTATTTCGTCGACGTCGCCACCCCGCCGGAAGGCGAGGCCCGGGCACGCCTGCTGGCTGTGCTGGAGGCGAAAGCCCATGCGCCCGACGATGCCACGTTCTGGATCGTGCCGCGCCTGGGCACGATCTCGCCGTGGTCCAGCAAGGCCACCGACATCCTGCATGGCGCCGGTTTCGATGTGCGACGCGTGGAGCGCGGCACCGCCTGGCGAATCACCGGCATGCCCGAGGTCGACCACCCGGCCCATGCCGCGGTCATGGCCTCCTTCTGCGATCCCATGGTGCAGTCGCCACTGGCCCACCTGGACGACGCCACCGGCCTGTTCCTGGTCGGCGAGCCGGGTCCGCTGGGCCATGTGGAACTGGGCGACGATGCCAGCGCTGCCCTGTCGGTCGCCAACCGCGAACTCGGCCTCGCCCTGGCGGATGACGAAATCGCCTACCTGGCCGAGCGCTATGCCGAGATGGGTCGCGCCCCGACCGACGCCGAGCTGATGATGTTCGCTCAGGCCAATTCCGAGCATTGCCGGCACAAGGTGTTCAACGCCACCTGGACGCTCGACGGCCAGGCGCAGGACATCTCGCTGTTCGGCATGATCAAGAACACCCACCAGCACTCGCCCGAGCACACGCTGTCGGCCTACCACGACAACGCCGCCGTGATCGCCGGCTATGACGGCCAGCGTCTGTTCGTCGACCCGGCAGACGGCGTGTTCCGCAAGGTGGCCGAAGCGGCGCCGTATGCGATCAAGGTCGAGACGCACAACCATCCCACGGCCATCGCGCCTTGGCCGGGTGCGGCCACCGGTGCCGGCGGCGAAATCCGCGACGAGGGCGCCACCGGTCGCGGCGGCAAGCCCAAGGCCGGTCTTACCGGGTTCTCGGTGTCGCATCTGCGCATCCCCGGGCTGCCCCGGCCGTGGGAAAAGGAACGCCCCCTGCCGCCGCGCATGGCTTCGGCTTTCGAGATCATGCGCGATGGCCCTCTGGGCGCCGCCGCGTTCAACAACGAGTTCGGCCGTCCCGCGCTGGGTGGTTACTTCCGCACCTTCGAGCAGGAAACCGGCGAGAAGGGCGTGCGCCGCGGTTACGACAAGCCGATCATGATCGCCGGTGGCCTGGCCGCCATCCGTCCTGACCACGTGCAGAAGCGTAAGGTGCGCCCCGGTGACAAGGTCATCGTGCTGGGCGGTCCGGCGATGCTGATCGGCCTGGGTGGCGGTGCCGCGTCGTCGGTGTCGTCGGGCACGTCCAGCGCGGAGCTGGACTTCGCCTCCGTGCAGCGCGACAACCCCGAGATGGAACGCCGCTGCCAGCAGGTGATCGACGCCTGCTGGGCGCGTGGCGACCACAACCCCATCGTCAGCATTCACGACGTGGGCGCGGGCGGTGTCTCCAACGCCATCCCCGAGATCCTCAACGACGCCGGCGTCGGCGGCATCATCGACTTGTCGAAGCTGCCTTGCGACGACCCGACCCTCTCGCCCATGCAGGTGTGGAGCAACGAGTCGCAGGAGCGCTACGTGCTGGCCATCGGTGCGGAAGACCTCCCGCTTTTCGAGTCCTTCTGCGCGCGCGAGCGCTGCCCGTACGCGGTGGTCGGCGACGCGACGGAAGAAGCGCGCCTCATCGTCCGCGATACGCGGCGCGACATCACCGTGATCGACCTGGGCATGGATGTCCTGTTCGGCAAGCCGCCGCGCATGCATCGCGATGCCGTGCGCGTGAAGCCGCGCGTCGACCTGGTCGCCGATCTCACCGGCATCGGCATGAACGAGGCGCTGCTGCGCGTGCTTCGCCTGCCCGCCGTCGGCAGCAAGAGCTTCCTCATCACCATCGGCGACCGCACGGTCGGCGGCCTCAATGCCCGCGATCCCATGGTCGGCCCGTGGCAGGTGCCGGTAGCCGATGTCGCCGTCACCATGACCGACTTCGATGGATACGCCGGCGAAGCCATGGCGATGGCCGAGCGTGCGCCGGTGGCGCTGCTGTCCAGCGCCGACGCCGCGCGCATGGCCGTGGGCGAGGCGATCACCAATCTGGCGGCGGCTTCGCTGAAGCTGGACGAAGTGCGCCTGTCCGCCAACTGGATGGCCGCGGTGAACCACCCCGGCGAAGACGCCGCCCTGTTCGACGCGGTGAAGGCCGTCGGCATGGAGCTGTGTCCGTCGCTGGATATCTCGGTGCCGGTCGGCAAGGACTCCCTGTCCATGCAGACGGTGTGGACCGACGAGACCGGCAAGGCGCAGAAGACCGTGTCGCCGGTGTCGCTGGTCATCACCGGCTTCGCCCGCGTGGACGACGTGCGTCGCACGCTCACCCCGCAGCTGAAGACCGACCGTGGCGATACCGAACTCTGGCTGATCGACCTGGGTGCCGGCCGCGATCGCCTCGGCGGATCCGCGCTCACCCAGGTGTTCAACCGCAGCGGCGGCGTGCCGCCCGACCTCGACGACCCGAAGCGCCTGCGCGCCATGTTCGAGCTTGTGCAGGAGGCCAATCGCTCCGGCCTGCTGCTGGCCTATCACGACCGCTCGGACGGCGGCGCCATCGTCACCTTGCTGGAAATGGCCTTCGCCGGTCGCTGCGGCCTGGAGCTGCGCCTGGACGGGTGGGCCGACGCCATGCTGCGCGCGCTGTTCAACGAGGAACTGGGCGCGGTGGTGCAGGTGGCGTCGGCCAATCGCGAGGCCTTCGAGGCCCTGGTGGTGAAGCATGGGCTCACCGGCATGACCCACATGGTCGGCCGCCCGAAGGAAAAACTGGGCATCAAGCTGCATTTGAACGGCGAAACGCCGTTCAAATGGAACTGGACCGAGCTGTTCCGCGCCTGGAACGAAACCAGCTATGCCATGCAGCGCCTGCGCGACAACCCGCACAGCGCCGACCAGGAAAGCGACTGGCGCCTCGACGATGCCGATCCGGGTATCTCGCCGAAGCTGACCTTCGACCCCTCGGTAGACATCGCCGCACCGCTCATCCTGTCCGGCAAGCGGCCCCGCGTGGCCATCCTGCGCGAGCAGGGCGTCAACGGCCAGGTGGAGATGGCGGCGGCGTTCGACCGCGCCGGCTTCGACGCCGTCGACGTGCACATGACCGACCTCGCCAGTGGCCGTCATCACCTCAAGGACTTCGTGGGCCTGGCGGCCTGCGGCGGGTTCTCCTATGGCGACGTCCTGGGTGCGGGTCGCGGCTGGGCCACGTCGATCCTCTACAACGACGCGTTGCGCGAGCAGTTCGCCCGTTTCTTCGAGGACGGCACCCGCTTCGCCCTGGGTGTGTGCAACGGCTGCCAGATGATGTCGCAGTTGAAGGACATCATCCCGGACGCCCGCCACTGGCCGCAGTTCCTGCGCAACCAGTCCGAGCAATACGAGGCGCGCGTGGCCACGCTGGAAATTCTCGACTCGCCCAGCGTCTTCTTCCGCGGCATGGCCGGTTCGCGCATTCCCGTGGCCGTGGCGCATGGCGAAGGCCGGGTCTACTTCCCGAACGTGTGCAGCCCATCGAAGAGCCACGGCGTGGCGCGTTTCGTCGATAACCGTGGCCGGCCGACGGAAAGCTACCCGCTCAACCCGAACGGTTCGCCGGGCGGCCTGGCGGCGTTCACCGCGGCGGACGGGCGCGTCACCATCATGATGCCGCATCCGGAACGCGTGTTCCGCAGCGCGCAGCTGAGCTGGCACCCGGAGCAGTGGGGCGAGGATTCCCCCTGGATGCGGATGTTCCGCAACGCCCGCGTCTGGGTCGGCTGA